The DNA window aatcaaataaaatcaaacacaacacgacattatttatcaaataaatttttctctaaaaacaaataaatattttgaaataaccccATGTCATACAAGATCTTATTATAACAAAGTTTCAATCTTTTTGTGACGTCAAGAgtcaaagaataaaaaaataaattgctTGTAAGCATGAgttaaacaataaaaacaatatgCTTTTAGAGCATTAGAGTTGATGCATATAAGATCCATATAAGAGTAATCCAGAATAGTATAAcatattatcatatttctctttcttggTTTTAGAAGTTAAAGGagattattctattttaaaGCTTAATTAGTCATTATTCATAAAGAAATTTTGAACTAGCAGATGCAACGGTGCAGTTGGAATGTGGATCAGGAAATGTGTTGGCCAGCACCACGACAAACAGTGCGGGGTCGTTCTCAATAATTGTGAGTCTGATAACTTACGTCGTCAACATATTCAGCGGTTGCAAGATCGTGGTGCCGACACCTCTCTCCTCATGCAACGCGTCGCTCCCCTCAACAGGCTCCTTATTCTCCCCCCTCCAAAAAATTGGACCAGATAATTTCAACCGTATCTTAAACGTCACCAATGGATTTCAGTTTCTTCCATGATTGGCCGGGATGAAGTCTACAAACTAAAAGTTACTTAATATGGTATTGATGTTAcacatatatataacaatgtCCTAATAATTAgtggtcatatatatatatatatatatatgcacgtgactaaagaatgaataaaaaggAGCTGCAATGGTGCATCTCCTAGGTTATGTATGCACTATTTAGGGTtccttccttaaaaaaatatatgattgtaATATGGTTGTCATATgatatatagtattttaattgtaaaaaataagtGAATTTGTCCCacctaaaaaaagaaaaaatacaagAACATATGAGCTACTTTGTAATTTGTCATCACTACCACTACACCGACGCTTATATGCCAAcacatattaagcgtgggtaaaagttaaaagaaaaaatacttttacCACCCTTTATACATATACcatcatctttaattttttttatataagcttttttaaaaccttataatttaactattctaaattttaatatttttaatattttatttttaaactttataaatatttatttcactattttaattttgtaaattaaatttgacttaaaattttattaatattaaaatttaattaattattattttttatataacataacttttaatttttttatatcattattaaaaaaaatattaacatctgtcttgtaattaattattatttaattaaaaataaaaaataatataaataaaaataaataaattaaatattatattataagcaaaaatttaacttatatatttttttaaattagaaatctTCTTTTCTCTATAGGAAGAACAGTCcaagcctaattaatttttagtgaACAGATCCATTCATTTTCTAACCTAATCACCGACTCTCCGATCCCTTTCTAAGTATGTTGTAGCCGTTTTCTTCCTCCTACACTAGAGTAGATCTTCATCATCATGATATATTCATGAAACCATATCAATTCCTGCTATATATCTTCCTCGTGGAGCTTTCAAATTTCTCCATCTATCTAACTATGTAATCACTTACTGTGTAATCACTTACGACTCCTCCTTCTCCTAGACTTCACAATCAACGCATAGGACGACAATAACAACTAAGAGAGAACGTTTCGTCGAAGTTTGGACACAATAATATTCTACCGATAAGTAATCATCACTTATGTTTATCTTCTTCTAATGGTTTGAGAATACACGTTCGGAGAAAATTGATCGAAGAAATCTTGTTAGTATGTATCGATTTCCCTCTTTTTTGTCAGCAATTACTACTTAAAACGAAATTCGAGTTTCTTTTTATCTAATGAATTGATGGaatcaatgaatgaatgaattctATTATATCTTCcgattaattagggtttatattAGCTAGGAGGAGAgcgtaaatataaaatagatcctagctatatatataaaagaaactggACTGTGGTTTCAGCCTTTGGTAGTAGGTACTTACATAAATCAATTATCTTCTTCTAATTGTTTCATGATCAACATTTGATCGATAGTGATTTcttctaattgtatttgttttatgaaaTCCATAGTTGTTCGATTGTCCTGCATGAGTGTTCTTTACGTAGACACTAAAGATGTAAGATTAGTTAAAAGGAAGAAAATTGATACATTTGAAAGAAGCTGGTAATACAATATAATGTATTtacatataataatttgttaaaactaCAAAGTAGTGTTAAACTTTCATTATTACACGCATTCCTTTGAATCATTCTAAGTATCCCTTAGGGTTTGGATGTTGTCTTATGAAACTATAGATATATAGGGACTTAAAGTTTACTATTAGCATCATTTTTACACATGAGGATGATAGAATTTTCATTTGTTAATCATGCATCTGAATGTTTTGCTTCTCATATGTGTGCATTCTGATGATACTGAGGTTCATGTCCATTGGAAGGGTGCTGCTGAAATAGTTTTAGCTTCCTACACCAGATATATCATTGAAGATGATCTCTTGGTACCGATGGATGAAGACAAGGTatgttagaattttatttttcttcatttgcaTTTCTGTATTTTAAAACTTACGGAAGCATCTAAGAATCCCCATGGGTCATCCTTGctggatttttttattttcaataattattttttggctTCTGTAACTAATTAGGTAGGCACTTTATTTATTGTCGACTCAATTATGTCATTGTGTGATCTTAATTCTATTCCTCTCAACTCCAAGTTGATACAAAGAAAATTTGTGGACTTAAGTAAGATGTTACTGATGTCTTTCACATTTCAAATTTAACTCCCATCTTGTGGAAGTTTTCAGAAGAGCCATTGAAGATATGGCTTTCAGAAGTTTGCGTTGTGTTGCAATTGCATACAGACCTAAAAATTTCGAAAACATCCCACATGCTGAGGAGGAACTGTCTACTTGGCGAATACCTGATGATGACCTTGTATTGCTAGCCATTGTTGGCCTGAAGGTATTATTGACTACTGGTATGCATCCGGTCTACTATAATTTCTGTAACTAGATGTCATATTTCATGTTTAATCATATAAGCATCTTAATATAAATCTCATCATTAGCTTATTGTCTTTTTGCTCGACactaaactaaattataatatgaagAAGGCTATTGCTCAATCATTAggtaaaagggaagaacaaatGTAATGACCATTAATCTCTGAAAAGATAAGAAATAGAGGACACATTATTGATAGAATTATATACCTACATTTGTATATCACTATTTTACTccatattcaaataatatttcatcaaaCTCATCTTGTAAACAATACATGAATGGGATCTTCTGATAATGAAAATTCCAAACGGTTAATTGTAATTAGGAACATCACACCACCCTGTATGGTAAATACATACGCACAAAAAAAAGATACTAAATTGACTAGTTTTTGTAAATGATTGATCAACGCATGATCCTTGTCGACCTGGTGTCAGAGAAGCTGTTCGGCTATGTCCAAATGCTGGAGTTAAGGTACGCTAGTATTTACTTTGGTTAAGATAGTGACAAGGGTCGTTATATGTGAAGTTCATATTTGTGCACACCACTGTTATATATAGCTAAATTGGTAGAGATTTGTGTTTAAACAAGTGCGCATGGTCATTGGGGATAATATCCAAATAGCTAGAGCTATAGCTCTAGAATGTGGGATACTAGAATCAAATGCAGGCACCACTATACCAAATGTCATTGAAGGGAAAGATTTTCGGGCATTATCCGATGAGGAGAAGCTAGAAGTTGCTGAGAAGATATCAGCATATCATGAGCTGACCAACTCAACTTGGAATTAGTTTGATGTTactcttattatttaattagtttaagtaAGGAAAAAAGTGATTCTAATTCCATGCGTAGGTAATGGGAAGGTCATCTCCCAATGATAAGTTGCTCATTGTGCGAGCCTTGCAAAAGAGAGGACATGTTGTTGGTGTAACAGGAGATGGAACCAATGATGCCCCTACACTGAATGAGGTATGTGTGTCAAACTATTATGTTTTCCTTAGGTGGTGTGctctttaaattattatcttttattgcTTATTTTTTCTTCTGTGAAACTAATGAAAATATGGTTTTTCATTATATGCAATTATGTTTCTCTATCTAGCTCACTATATAGAATACATTTCAAatgtaggggtgagcaaacgggtaaacccaacccgtattacccaacccatattcaacccaaattaaatttacccaaaccataattcaacccatattatttactaatatgggttgggtatgggttgggttgagtatgggttggttaacccaaattattttatttatttatttaacatgtatttgactcatttaacacatttttattcgtttaacacgttttttcacgttttgacatttttaatacgttttttacacgtttaacacgtttttgacacgtttaacacgtttttggcacgtttaacacatttttgacacgttgaacacgttttttatgttttttgcatgtttaacacgtttttaacacgtttgacacgtttttgacacgtttgacacgtttgacacgttttgacacgtttgacacgttttgacacgtttgacacgttttgacacgttttcgacacgtttaacacattttgacacattttggcacgtttaacacattttaacacgttttgacacgtttaacatattttcacattttgaca is part of the Impatiens glandulifera chromosome 1, dImpGla2.1, whole genome shotgun sequence genome and encodes:
- the LOC124929431 gene encoding phylloplanin-like, whose product is MASKSPLFILFFTIITMVMTVQMTDAQLFGQNLNITGSVFCSLNGSSGVVNASVPPFPNATVQLECGSGNVLASTTTNSAGSFSIIVSLITYVVNIFSGCKIVVPTPLSSCNASLPSTGSLFSPLQKIGPDNFNRILNVTNGFQFLP